The Sphingopyxis sp. CCNWLW2 genome contains the following window.
TTTGTTCGAGCGAACGGGCGTAGGACGACAGCGCCGTCTCGGTTTCCTCGAGCGCGCGCAGCACCGTGCCGTCGAATTCGGCGAGCGATGCCTGCGTATCGGCCTCGGCCGCCGCGATCCGCGCGCGCGCGGGTTCCTGATTGGGGAAAGCCCAGTTGAGCAGCGGCCCGAGCAGCCAGCGCAGCGGCCCGCCGCCGAACACATCGCCAAAGCCCGCGCCCGTAGACCCGGCCGAACCGCCCAAGGTGATGCGCGGATAAAGATCCGCCGTCGCGACGCCGATGCGCGCGGTGTCGGCGGCCAGGCGGCGCTCGGCGGCGCGAATGTCGGGACGGCGCTTGAGCAGCGCCGCCCCATCACCGACCGGGATGGGGTCGGTGATTTCGAGGCTGATGTTGCGGTCCGCCGCAATCGCGGGGAGCGCAGCGGGGGCACGACCGGTCAGAGTCGCGAGGCGGAACAAAGCCGCCTGCCGCTCGGCCTCGATAGAAGGGATGTCGGCCGAACGCTGGTCGCGCAGCGTCGTGATGCGCGCAAGGTCGAGCCCCGTCGCCATCCCGACCTCCTTGCGGCGTTCGGTGAGTTTTACCTGTTGATCGAGCAGTCCGACGATACGCCGTGCGACGTCGAGCCGCGCCGCGCCCGACGCCGCATCGGCATAAGCCTGCGTCGTGTCGGCGGCGACGATCACGCGCACCGCGTCGGCATTCGCTTCGGCAGCGGCGGTGTCGCCGCGCGCGGCCTCGATCGAGCGGCTGACGCGGCCGAACAGGTCGACCTCGTACGAGACATTCAGCCCGACATCGACCGCCCAATCCTCGCGGTCGGCACCGGGCAGACGCTGGCCTTCGGGGCTGCGGCCGTAATTGGCGCCGGCGCCGATCTCGCCCTGCGGCAGCCGGTCGGCGCGCGCGCCGCGCAAGGATGCGCGAGCGCGGGCGATATTTGCCACCGCGACGCGAACGTCGGTGTTGTTCGCCAGCGCATCGCCGACGAGCCCGTCGAGCACGGGATCGTCATAGAGGCGCCACCAGTCGCCCGCGACCGGCGCGAGCGACACCGCGGGACTGTTCGCCGAAACGAACGGCCCGGTCGCGACGGGCGCCGACGCCGATTTGGGCTCGGCATAGTTGGGGCCGACCGCACAGGCGGCGAGCGCCAGCGCCGAAGCCGCGGTGAGGATATTGCGAAGGATCATATTCTTGTTCCCTATTCCGCCGGGACCGGCAGCGCGGTCCCGTGGTCGTCCGACCCGCGCCGCGCGCGCCGCTCAGCCGACCAGTGGCTGAGCGCGCGGGCGACGACGTAGAAGGTCGGGGTGAAGATGAGGCCGAACGCCGTCACGCCGAGCATTCCGAAGAAGACCGCGGTGCCGAGCGCCTGCCGCAGCTCCGCGCCCGCCCCGCTTGCGATCAACAGCGGCACCGCGCCGAGGATGAAGGCAAAGCTGGTCATCAGGATCGGGCGCAGACGGTCGCGCGCGGCGCGCACCGCGGCTTCGATCGGCGACAGCCCATCCTCTTCCTCGGCCTGCTTGGCGAATTCGACGATCAGGATCGCATTCTTCGCGGCGAGCGCGATGAGCACGACGAGTCCGATCTGCGTCAGCACATTATTGTCCATGCCGCGCAAATTCACGCCGACCATCGCCGCGAGCAGACACATCGGCACGATGAAGATGATCGCCAATGGCAGCATCAGGCTTTCATATTGCGCCGCCAACACGAGGAAGACGAAGACTACCGCGAGCGCGAAGACGATGCCCGCGGTGTTCGCCGCCGCCTTTTGCTGGAAGGCGATGCCCGTCCATTCGGTGCCGTAACCCGCAGGCAGCGAGTCCGCCGCGAGCTTTTCCATCGTCGTCAGCGACGCGCCCGACGACGAGCCCGGAGCGGTGTCGCCATCGATCTCGACCGCGGGGAAGAGGTTGTAGCGCGTGACGCGATACGGCCCCGTGCGGTCCTCGAAGTTCGCAACCGACCCGATCGGCACCATCGCGCCCGAGTCCGACCGAGTGCGAAGGTTCGCGATATCGGCGACCGTCTGGCGATAGGGCGCATCGGCCTGTGCGGTGACGCGATAGGTGCGGCCGAGCAAGTTGAAGTCGTTGACGAACGCCGAGCCGAGATAGACCTGCAACGCCTCGAACACGCGTTCGGGCGGCACGCCGAGCATATTCGCCTTCGCGCGGTCGATATCGGCATAGACGCGCGGGTTCGACGGATCAAAGAAGGTGAAGACGTTCGCGAGACCCGGGGTCTGGTTCGCCTTGCCAATCAGATTGTTCGTCTCGTTCGCGAGCGCGGCATAGCCGTTCCCGCCGCGATCCTGCACGATCATCCGGTAACCGCCCGCCGAGCCGATGCCCTGGATCAGCGGCGGCGGGATGATCACGATCTGCGCCTCGGTGATGTCGGCGGTGTTTGCACGCGCCTGGTTCATGATGTCCTCGAAATTGACCCCGAGCTTCCCGCGTTCCTCGAACGACTTGAGCGGGAAGTAAGCGGCGGCCGAGTTCGGCGCGAGCGTCTGCGACGGGCCGTCGAAGCCCGCGAGCATCACCGAGCCGAGGACGCCCTCGATCGGCAGCACGCGCGCGGCAACCTTCTTCAGCACTGCGTCGGTGCGTTCGACCGAAGCGCCCGAGGGCAGCTTGGCGACGACGAGGAAATAGCCCTGATCCTGCGCGGGGATGAAGCCGGTCGGCGTCGCCCAGAACAGGCCCGCGGTCGCGGCGATCAACCCGGCATAGGTGACCATCATCTTCTTCGGCGCACGCACCAGCCGGTCGGTCAGCGAGGCATAGCCGTTGCTGAGCCGTTCGAAGCCCTCATTGAAGCGTTCGCCGGCACGGTGGATACGCGCCATCAGCCATCCGTCGGCCTGCGCGGGGGCATGCGGCTTGAGCAGGATCGCCGCAAGCGCGGGCGACAGCGTGAGCGAGAGGACGAGCGAGATGATCGTCGCGGTCGAGATGGTGACCGCAAACTGCTGGTAGAAGGCACCCGACAGGCCGGTGAGGAACAGGGTCGGTACGAACACCGCGCAGAGCACGAGCACGATGGCCACCAGTGCGCCCGACACTTCGTCCATCGACGTCCGCGCGGCTTCGAGCGCGCTCATCCCTTTTTCGAGGTTGCGCTCGACATTTTCGACGACGACGATCGCGTCATCGACGACGATACCGATCGCGAGCACCAGCCCGAACAGCGAGAGGTTGTTGAGGCTGTACCCGAACGCCGCGAGCACCACGAAGGTGCCGATCAGCGACACCGGGATCGCGAGCACCGGAATGATCGCCGCGCGCCATTTCTGGAGGAAAACGAGGATGACGATGACGACGAGGATGACGGCTTCGAACAGCGTTTCCATCACCGCGTCGATCGACTGGGCGATGAACTCGGTGGGGTTATAGATGACGCGATATTCGAGTCCCTTGGGGAAGCTTTTCGATGCCGCCGCCATTTCGGCCTCGACCGCCTGCGCCGCGGCGAGCGCGTTCGAACCCGGGCGCTGGAAGGTCGCGAGGATGACCGTCGGGTCGCCCGACAAATAGGTGTTCGAATTATAATCCGATGCGCCGAGCTCGACGCGCGCGACGTCGGAGACGCGGACCTGTCGCCCGTCGGCATCGGTACGGATGACGATGTTGGCGAAGTCCTTGGGGTCGGTCAGGCGCCCCTGCGTTTCGACGCTCAGCTGGAAACTGCTGCCGTTGGCATGCGGCGGCTGGCCGAGCGAACCCGCGGCAACCTGCACATTTTCGCGGCGCAGCGCGGTCACGATCTCGCCCGCGGTCAGGTCGAGCGCGGCGGCACGGCCGGGATCGATCCACACGCGCATCGCATAGTCGCGGCTGCCGAACAGGCGCACGTCGCCGACGCCGTCGATGCGGCTGAGGCGATCGCGCAGCTGGGTCAGCGCATAGTTGGAGATATAGGCGCGATCGAGCGACTTGTCGGGCGACACGAGGTTCACGATCAACAGGAAGTCGGGCGAAGTCTTGCGCGTCACGACGCCCAGCCGCTGCACCGTCTCGGGCAGGCGCGGGGTCGCGATCGCGACGCGGTTCTGCACCAAGACCTGCGCGGCATCGAGGTCGGTGCCGATCTTGAACGTCACGGTGATCGTGACGACGCCGTCGCCGGTCGACTGGCTGCTCATATAGAGCATATTGTCGACGCCGTTGATTTCCTGCTCGATCGGCGCCGCCACCGTATCGGCGACGGTTTCAGCCGACGCGCCCGGATAGGTTGCGGTCACGGTCACCGTTGGCGGGACGATGTCGGGATATTGCGACACGGGAAGCCCGATATAGGCGACCGCACCGATGATGGTGATGATGACAGCGAGCACGGCGGCAAAGATCGGCCGGTCGATGAAAAAGCGGGATAGGCGCATGGGAGAGCCCCTGTCTGGAAACGGTTCTGGTCATCCCCTCCCGCCTGCGGGAGGGGTAGCGAGACTGCGAGCTTTGCTCGCTAGTCGCAGCGGGGAGGGCCGTGGAACGTCACAGCCCCTCCCCCGACCCCTCCCGCAAGCGGGAGGGGAGAGTGATCACTTCGCGAACGTCGCCTGCGCCGACACCGGTTCGACCGCGGCGGCCGCACCCTTGGGGGGTGCCGTGGCGACGATCTTCCCGGCCTTAGCCACCGCCTTTTCGCCGGGACGCGCGAACTGATAGCCGTTGATGACGACGCGGTCGGTCGGCGTCAGGCCCGAACGGATGACGCGCAGGCCATCGACTTCGGGGCCAAGCTCGACCGGCTTCGCCGCGACCATCCCGTCCTTGCCGACGACATAAACGATCTTGCGCGCTTGATCGGTCTGCACCGCGGCGGCGGGGATCAGCAGCGCGCGCGCCGTCTGGCCGGTCGTCAGGCGCATATTGCCGAACATGCCGGGGGTCAGGAACATCTCGGGATTACTGAAGCTGGCGCGGGCGCGGATCGTGCCCGAACGCGGGTCGAGGCCGTTGTCGGTAAAGTCGAGCTGCCCCTTCCAGCGATAATCGCTTTCGTCCTGCAAGCGGACTTCGACCGCCGCGCCCTTGTCGCCGCCCTCGCGCTTGGTCTTGAGGAACAAAGCTTCGGATCCCTGGAAGGTGAAGTACACGGGATCGAGCGCATTGATCGTCGTCAGCAACGTGCCGCCGGCATCGCCCGCCGACACGAGGTTGCCCGCGTCGATCTGGCGGTCCGAAATGCGGCCACTCAAGGGCGCACGGACGGTCGTGAATTCGACGTCGAGCGAACGCGCCGCGATGCGGGCATCGGCCCCGGCCAGCGCGGCATTCGCAGCGTTGACGCGCGCACGGAGGCGATCGATCTCGCTCTGCGACACCGCCTCGACATCGACGAGCCGCCCGGCGCGTTCGAGTTCGAGGCGTGCGAGCGCCAGGTCGCTGCGCGCGCTGGCAGCCGACGCGCGCGCTTCGGCGAGCGCGGCGCGATAGGGGCGCGGATCGATGGTGAAGAGCGGCTGCCCCTGACGCACGATCTGGCCGTCGGTGAAGTGGATGCCCGTGATCGCACCCGAAACGCGCGGGCGCACTTCGACCGCTTTCGACGCCTCGAAGCGGCCGATATATTCGTCCCACAGCGTTACATCGCGCGCGATCGGCGTCGCGACGGTGAGCACGGGCGCGGGCGCCGCGGCGGCCTGCGGCGGACCGTCGCGGAGCAGCCACCAGGCGCCGACAATGAGCACGAGGAATGCACCGATCCACGCGGCGCGGCGGCCCCGGCCCGGGTGGAGCAAGGTCTTGAGTTCGCGGCGGACCTTCGCGTCGGCGGGGTCGATCTTTTCGATGGGGGTGTGGACGGTCATGGATATGCCCTCTTCTCTTCGTTCGTTTTGGCCGCCTGCGCCCCCGGGGGAGGGGGAGGGAGGCGCAGGCGGCCGGCGCCGGAAGCGCATGCCTCCGGCTGATGTCGCAAATGGTCCTTGTTGCCAGAGGGCCCTCATCGAAGAGGACGGCCGCCCTGTCCCGTCACGCGCATCCCATGCGCGCGCGGGGTCCCTGTTTATATCTTGCGGGCAAGCGCCTTTGGGCGCCCGACCGGAGCAAGACCCGCTCCCGGGAAATATTCGATGGTGAAACTTCCGGCCGCAGCATGATCTTTGTCACGCCGCAGCCGGTCTCGGGGGAGAGCCTATCGTTGTGTACTATGTGGTATATAAGTCATGTTGCGCTGCGTCAACACCATTCTGTACCGGGCAGTAAGATTTTTCTTTCAGGGCACTTACCGAAAAAATGGGCGCCGGATTTTCGGCCGGCAAATGCTCAGATCAACGCCCGGGCCACAGCTTCAGGCTGGTTTCGACGAGCCGTTCGAGTTCGGCGCGCGTCGCACCGGCGCCAGCCTGCACCGACATGCCCTGGTTCACCGCGGTCAGGAAAGCGGCAAGGCCTGCGGCATCGGTGTCGGGCGGGAAATCGCCCTCTTCCTTGGCGCGCGCGAAGCGTTCGAGCATCGCGCGTTTCGCCGCCGCGCCGCGTTCGAGCACGGCCTGGCGAATACATTCGGCTTCCGCGCCGCACGCGACCGAGGTGATCACGCCCAGGCAGCCGTTCGGATTCTCGGGGCAGGTGTACATGTCGAGCGCGCCGTACATCAGCCGCTCGGCGACGCCGCGCGCGGTCGGCGCTTCGAGCGCCGCATGCATATAGTCGGCTTTTTCGCGCTCATAGAGATCGAGCGCCTTGTTGAAGAGCGCTTCCTTGTTGCCGAAGGCCGCGTACAAACTCGGCTTGGTAATCCCCATCGCCTCGGTCAAATCGGCCATCGACGCGCCCTCATAGCCCTTCGACCAGAAGACGCGCAGCGCCGCCGCGAGCGCCATGTCGACGCAAAATTCGCGCGGACGGCCCTTGTGGGGGGTGGCAGCGGTGGCGGTTTCGATTTCCATAACGGCTGGTATATAAGTGGTAGATCGCAACTTGTCCAGTGGCGCGCCGTTCACGCGAGCCGCGTGTCGATCGGCAGTCCGCCCTTCAGCGTCAGCGTCACCGGCGTTCGCTCGGCAATGTCGGCGAGCCGCGCCTTCTGTTCGTCGTCGAGCCCCGCGATCGTCAGCACCCGGTCAACCCGGAGGCCGTCCTGGTTGATGAGCCGCAAGCCCACTTCGACCGATTCGAGCGGCCACCCCTTGCGGTCGGCGTACATGCGCAAGGTGATCGCGGTGCACGCGCCGAGGCCCGCGAGCAGGAAATCATAAGGCGCCGGCCCCAGATTCTGCCCGCCCAGCCCCGGCCCCTCGTCGCCGATCAGCTCATGGCCGCCGACATTGATCTCGGTGCGATAATGATCCTTGCCGATGCGGGCGGTGCCATGGGCCATGCTGCTGTCCTTCATCAAACGGGTCCGACAGAAACTTCTGTCCCGGCGCGACGCGCAAACGGCAAGCGGAAATACTGGAGGACTCACAAGCTCCATATCGTCCGCCGCGCGCCCGGCGCTGCAAACATCTTGAACCGGCCGCCAAGAATCCTACATTGATTTCATCGTCAACAAGCGAAAGGAGGTGGTCGAATGTCTCATTGTCACGCGCCGCATGCGGCAGATTTGAGCATGACCTTCCTCGCGGGGGTCCGGCTCGGATAATCGTCCGCGAACAGGCACGACAATGGAAGGGCTGCTCCGAAAGGGGCAGCCCTTTGTCCTTGGGGCGGCCGCACGGTCGCGCGTCGTCAGGTTACCGTCAGAAACCGGCGCTACAGATTGCGCGATAGGGGCGACGCCATGGGACCGACGCAAGCGAAGTCTGATTTCGCAACTTTGGGAAAAGTTTGGAGGCCGAGCCGGAATCTAATTACGCGAAAAAATTGGCAGTTTTCCGGGATATTCCTCTATTCGCAAATCGTCCAGTGCCCCCAAAAAGGCCCCAAATTAATCTTAGACCACTGGATTACATCGGATTTTTGGCCGGCTGCGTACCCTAATCGTGCCGATTCCCACTCAGTTCGTCACGCGGCAATCGGCATGCGATATGGGAAATACCAAGCGGCAAGCGCCGCCGTCAGTGCCTTCATTTCCTCCTCGCCATGCAGCGGACCCGGCGTGAAGCGAAGCCGCTCGGTTCCGCGCGGTACCGTTGGATAGTTGATCGGCTGAACATAGGCGCCATGCTCGGTGAGCAGATGGTCGCTGAGGGCCTTGGCGCGGACAGGGTCGCCCACGAGGAGCGGGACGATGTGCGTGTCGCTCGGCAAGACCGGCAACCCTGCGGCCCGAAACAGCGACTTGAGCCGCTGAGCAGCGGCCCGCTGTCCTTCGCGTTCAGATGTCGACACTTTCAGGTGGCGAACGCTTGCGAGCGCGCCGGCGGCGAGAACAGGTGACAGCGAGGTCGTGAAGATGAAGCCTGGTGCATAGCTGCGAATGCAGTCAATGACTGCGCGGTCCGCGGCGATATAACCGCCCATGACCCCGAAGGCCTTGGCGAGCGTGCCCTCGATCACGCTGACGCGGTGCGCCACTTCATCGCGCTCCGATATACCGCCACCGCGCGAGCCGTACATGCCGACGGCGTGGACTTCATCGAGATAGGTGAGGGCCTGATAGCGATCGGCCAGATCGCAGATCGCGGCGATCGGCGCGACGTCGCCGTCCATCGAATACACACTCTCGAAGGCGATGAGCTTGGCCCGCGCGGGGTCGGTTTCGGCAAGCAGTGCCTCGAGATGCGCCAGATCATTGTGGCGAAAGATCTTCCGCTCGCATCCCGCATTGCGAATGCCGGCAATCATGCTTGCGTGATTTAGCTCGTCCGAAAATATCACGCAGCTGGGCAGGAGCTTGCCCAGCGTCGCGAGCGTGGCGTCGTTCGACACATAGCCCGACGTAAAGAGGAGCGCACTCTCCTTGCCATGGAGATCGGCAAGCTCGCGCTCGAGTTCGATATGATAATGGGTGTTGCCGCTGATATTCCGTGTGCCGCCCGAGCCCGCACCGACATCAGCGATTGCGGCTTCCATTGCATCGAGGACCGCCGGGTGCTGCCCCATGCCGAGATAGTCGTTCGAACACCAGACGGTGATCGGCCTCGCTTCCCCATCGGCATCGAAGCAGCGCGCGCCGGGGTAGGCGCCGCGGTCCCGCAGGATATCGACGAACACCCGATAGCGTCCCTCGTCGTGCAGGCGCGCGATCGCATCGCTGAAAATCTGGTCGTAGCGCATGAGCCTGCCCCTAAAGGTTGAAATAGCCGGGATATGAGGCTTCTATCTGTCAGGGCGGATACGCTTCCCATTAGGAATAACACGTACAGGTAAGCTGCAGATTTCTGCAGTTAGCGGAGGATTTATATCATGCCCTGCTTGCTGTCCTATCTGCGCAATTGGAAAACATAGGCTCGAGGTCCTCACGAGTGATCGCGCCGCGATGACGGTCGAATTGCGCGGCGACCAGTCGGGCGTAGGGCAGGCCATGGTCCTCGACGACGAGCCTTTCACCCTCCCAGCGAAGGATATTCAGGCGCTCGAAGGGCGCAAGCGCGGCCCGCGCAGACTTTAGCCAGCGCGCGTCGAGGCAAGCGGTCCCGTGGCACAGCAACTCCTTGATGAGCCGCCCGCGCTCGCGGTCATCGGCGTCGATCGCAACGCCCCGAACGGCGGACAACTGATCGGCCGCGATGAGGTCACGATAGACGCCCGCGCGTTTTTCATTCTGGACGATGAGATCGGGAAACCGGCTGATCGCACTGGCACCGATGCCGATCAGAACCGGGCTGTCGTCCTCGGTAAAACCCTGAAAATTGCGGCTCACCCGCCCGTCGCGCGCGGCGTCGGCAAGCGGATCGGAAGGCAGCGCGAAATGATCGAATCCGACGGGAACATAGCCCGCATCGGTGAGGCGCTCATACCCGCGCCGGGCCTGCTCGAAGCGCAATTCATGGTCGGGCAGATTGCTGGCGTCGATCTGGCGCTGGCGCGGAATCATGTTCGGGAGATGCGCATAGCCGAAAAGCGATATCCGGCTCGGCGCGAGACGGATCGTTTCCTCGAGCGTCTCATCGAGATCGGCGAGGGTCTGACCCGGCAGGCCGTACATCAGATCGAAATTGATGGCGTCGATATCGCGCAGCCGAAGCCCGGCCACGACGCGTTCGATATGGGAGAGCGGCTGGATGCGTCCGATTGCCTGCTGGATATGCGGTGCGAAGGTCTGCACGCCGAGGCTCACGCGGGTCACGCGCGCGGCAGCCAGTACAAGTGCCCATTCGGCAGAGAAGCCGCGAGGATCGAGCTCGATCGATATCTCGGGCCGGTGCGCATCGAACAGGGTAAGCAACAGGTCGAGCAGGCGCACCAGCTCGACCGGGGCGATCGCATTAGGGCTACCGCCGCCGAATGCAATGCGCTGCACGCGTCCGCGGCCCCCGAGCCGCTTGGCGACAAGCGTAATCTCCGACTGGAGCGCCGCGAGATAGTCGGCGAGCCGATGCTTGCGTCCCGCCGCGCCGGTGTTGCAGCCGCAATACCAGCAGATCTGCTCGCAAAAGGGGATATGGACATAAAGCGAAATCGGCGTCGCGGCTTCGACTGCGTCGAGTGCCTGTGCATAGGCGTCGGCGCCGACGTCGTCGGCAAATTCCATCGCCGTTGGATAGCTGGTGTAGCGCGGCACGGGCCGGGCGAGAAGATCGGGATGATAGGACCACATGCGACGGTTTTACGCGGCGCCCGCAGCGGCGACATTGACCGGGATCAAAACCCGCCGCGTCAACAGCATCCTCGCTTGCCGGACAGCCGGTCCCGCCGGTCGGTCATGGTGTGACACGCCTTGGCGCAATTGCCGCCCTCGTCGCTCGGCCGGGCGGGATCGGCAGGCACGACAAGATGCTGCGCGGCGCCGCCGCACTTCCCGACGCGTATGACGCGCGCGTCGGTCGCGAGCGGTGCGGTGGCGAGGCCCGCCGCCGCCACAACGGCTCCGATCCGGCGCGCGATCATGCGGCCCGGTCCTCTTCATCCTCAACGAAGATCCGCAGCGCCGCGCCGTCGAGATCCTCGAACTGCCCTTGGCGCAATGACCAGAAGAATGCAGCGAGCCCGAGCAGGCCGAGCCCCAGCGCGATCGGTATGAGCAGTATAAGGCCGTTCACCGGATCGCGCCTTTAAGGCGCAGGGCATTGCCGACGACGAGAAGCGACGATCCCGACATGGCGACCGCGGCGATCAACGGGGTGACGAGTCCGGCGAAAGCGAGCGGCACGGCGACGACGTTGTAGACGATCGCGAGCATGAAGTTCTGCCGAACGACCGCCTGGGTTCGCCGCGCCATGCGCACCGTCTCGACCACGGGCATCAGCCGGTCGCCCATAAATATGCAGTCGGCGGCATTTTTGCCGACGTCGCTCGCGGAGCCCGGCGCCATCGAGGCATGCCCCGCGGCAAGCGCCGGACCGTCATTGAGGCCGTCGCCGAGCATCAACACCTTGTGCCCGAGCGCCGTCTGCCGTGCGATCGCGGCGAGCTTGTCTTGCGGGGTCATACCGGTCTGCGCGGTAAGGCCGAGCTCACGCGCCACGGGGGCGACGGCTTCGGCGCGATCGCCCGACAGGATCATGGCCGCGATCCCGGCTTCGCGCAGCGCATCGACCGCGTCGCGCGCGTCGGGACGCAGCTGGTCGGCGAAGCGGATCGTCGCCACCGGACGCCCGTCGACGGCGAACTGGGTCGCGAGCGCATCGCCCAGCCCGGTGCCGAGCGGCCGACCGAGCGTCACGGTGCGGCCGGCCCAGCGAGCTTCCACCCCGAACCCCGCGGTTTCTCGGATCGAAGCGACCTCGGCGGGACGAACGTCATAGGCTTGCAGCCCGCGGGTCAGCGCTTCGCTGAGCGGATGACGGCTCGACTGAGCCAGCGCGAGGACCAACGATTTGACGCCGATATCGAGCAGCCCGAGATCGAGCGCCTCGGGGCGGCCAAGCGTGAGCGTCCCGGTCTTGTCGACAAGCGCGAGGTCGACTTCGGACAGGCGCTCCAGCGCCGAGCCATCCTTGATCAGCACCCCCTTGCGCATCAGGGCCCCCGCGGCGACGATTTGCGCGGCGGGCACAGCAAGGCCGAGTGCGCACGGGCAAGTGATGATCAGCACCGCTGCAGCGATGAGCAGGCTGTGATGCCAGCCGGCGCCCGCGATCATCCAGCCTGCAAAGGCAAGCAGCGCAAGGCAATGGACGGCCGGTGCATAGAGGCGGGCCGCGCGATCGGCGATCCGGACATAGCGCGACTTACCCTGCGCGGCCTCGCCCATCAGCCTGGCGATATCGGCGATCGCAGTATCGCTGCCCGCAGCGGTGACGCGAACCTTCAGCGGTGCATCGAGGTTGAGGGTGCCCGCATGAACGACGTCGCCCGGGCGAACCGTCTGCGGCGCGCTTTCGCCGGTCAGCAGCGACAGATCGATGCTGCTCGATCCGCTCGCGATGACGCCGTCCGCCGCGAGCCGCTCACCGGCAGCGACGAGCATGACCATATCCGGCTCAAGCGCAGTCGCGTCCACCCAGCGCGTCGAGCGTTCGTGCCCAAAGACCATCGCACCGGTGCCCATGTTGCGGAGCAGCGCGGTGACGCCGCCCCGCGCGCGGTCGCGCATCACGCTGTCGAGCCAGCGGCCGCAGAGCAGGAAAAAGAGCAGCATTACTGCGCCATCGAAATAGGCGTGGGCGCCGTGCGTCGCCGTCTCGTAGAGGCTCATGACGCTGACGAGCAGGACCCCGATGCTGATCGGCACGTCCATATTGGTGCGGCGATGACGCAGCGCGCGCCAGGCCGAACGAAAGAAGGGGCGTCCGGCGTAAGCTATCGTCGGCAGGGCGATCGCCGCCGACAGCCAGTGGAACAGGTCGCGCGTAGCCCCCGCCGCGCCCGACCATACCGACACCGAGAGCAGCATGATGTTCATCATCGCGAAGCCCGACACCGCGACCGCCCGCAGCAACTCACGGCTCGTTTCGGCTTCGGCATCGGCTTCGTCAGGGCCGCTCCCGATCGGGTGGGCTTCGAACCCCAGGCTCGAAAAGGCGCCGATCAGGTCGGGCATGTCGGTGTCGGGGGTGCAGGACAGATGGACGCGCTTTTCGGTGAAGTTGACGCGCGCGGCGGCGATGCGCCTGTCGCGCACCAGTCCTTGCTCCAGCTTTGCGATGCAGCCGGCGCAACGAATGTCGGGCACCGCGAAGTCGCGTTCGACGAGGGCGGTCGCGGTCATTGAAGATTCTCGCGATAACGGGCTTCGTCCGCGCCACGCCGGACGATAAGGTCGAGCCGCCAGCGCCCCAACACCAGCGGCTCGACCGAGCGCAGCACGCCGCCCGCCGCCGGCTCGAAATCGAGCGCGGCGGGCGCGGTGCGCCCAACGGGGTGGTTGATCGTCGCCGACGCCCGAATGCCGCCGAGCGGAACGCCATCCTTGCTGATCGCCAGAAGGACGTGCCGCTTCGCGTCGAGCTTGATGCGCGCATCCCATCCGAGCCGGTCCTGCGCGTCGGCGCGTTTCAGCCATTCGTTATAATGCTGGCTCGCGACATAGCTGTTCTCGACCACCTTGCCGCCAAAGGTCGACATGGCGAAGCGCGCCATGGTGAGATTGACCGCGATCACGACCGCAAAAAAGGCGACGAGGATCGCCGTCATATGCCGGCCGGTGAAGGCCTTGGGTTTGCGTGTGTCGGTCATTGTCCTGCCTCCGGCCGGTCGAACTGGATGATGTCGCTGTCGCCGCGCGGATCGCCGTCGAGCCCGCGCGTACCGATCGTGAAATCCTGCCGCGCCGGACCGATGGCGGGCGCCGCGACGAAAAGTTTGACGCTCGTGACGCTGTCGGCGGGCAGCGCCAGTTCGATACGCTGCCCGGCCTTTTCACGCGAACCGGCGTCGGTCCACAGCACCGCACCGGGAAGCCCGCTGACAC
Protein-coding sequences here:
- a CDS encoding TolC family protein, with amino-acid sequence MILRNILTAASALALAACAVGPNYAEPKSASAPVATGPFVSANSPAVSLAPVAGDWWRLYDDPVLDGLVGDALANNTDVRVAVANIARARASLRGARADRLPQGEIGAGANYGRSPEGQRLPGADREDWAVDVGLNVSYEVDLFGRVSRSIEAARGDTAAAEANADAVRVIVAADTTQAYADAASGAARLDVARRIVGLLDQQVKLTERRKEVGMATGLDLARITTLRDQRSADIPSIEAERQAALFRLATLTGRAPAALPAIAADRNISLEITDPIPVGDGAALLKRRPDIRAAERRLAADTARIGVATADLYPRITLGGSAGSTGAGFGDVFGGGPLRWLLGPLLNWAFPNQEPARARIAAAEADTQASLAEFDGTVLRALEETETALSSYARSLEQRQALRAARDQAERAARIVRAKRQEGASDSLEWLDAERTFAETEAVLAAQDGQISRRQIALFRALAGGWST
- a CDS encoding efflux RND transporter permease subunit, which gives rise to MRLSRFFIDRPIFAAVLAVIITIIGAVAYIGLPVSQYPDIVPPTVTVTATYPGASAETVADTVAAPIEQEINGVDNMLYMSSQSTGDGVVTITVTFKIGTDLDAAQVLVQNRVAIATPRLPETVQRLGVVTRKTSPDFLLIVNLVSPDKSLDRAYISNYALTQLRDRLSRIDGVGDVRLFGSRDYAMRVWIDPGRAAALDLTAGEIVTALRRENVQVAAGSLGQPPHANGSSFQLSVETQGRLTDPKDFANIVIRTDADGRQVRVSDVARVELGASDYNSNTYLSGDPTVILATFQRPGSNALAAAQAVEAEMAAASKSFPKGLEYRVIYNPTEFIAQSIDAVMETLFEAVILVVIVILVFLQKWRAAIIPVLAIPVSLIGTFVVLAAFGYSLNNLSLFGLVLAIGIVVDDAIVVVENVERNLEKGMSALEAARTSMDEVSGALVAIVLVLCAVFVPTLFLTGLSGAFYQQFAVTISTATIISLVLSLTLSPALAAILLKPHAPAQADGWLMARIHRAGERFNEGFERLSNGYASLTDRLVRAPKKMMVTYAGLIAATAGLFWATPTGFIPAQDQGYFLVVAKLPSGASVERTDAVLKKVAARVLPIEGVLGSVMLAGFDGPSQTLAPNSAAAYFPLKSFEERGKLGVNFEDIMNQARANTADITEAQIVIIPPPLIQGIGSAGGYRMIVQDRGGNGYAALANETNNLIGKANQTPGLANVFTFFDPSNPRVYADIDRAKANMLGVPPERVFEALQVYLGSAFVNDFNLLGRTYRVTAQADAPYRQTVADIANLRTRSDSGAMVPIGSVANFEDRTGPYRVTRYNLFPAVEIDGDTAPGSSSGASLTTMEKLAADSLPAGYGTEWTGIAFQQKAAANTAGIVFALAVVFVFLVLAAQYESLMLPLAIIFIVPMCLLAAMVGVNLRGMDNNVLTQIGLVVLIALAAKNAILIVEFAKQAEEEDGLSPIEAAVRAARDRLRPILMTSFAFILGAVPLLIASGAGAELRQALGTAVFFGMLGVTAFGLIFTPTFYVVARALSHWSAERRARRGSDDHGTALPVPAE
- a CDS encoding efflux RND transporter periplasmic adaptor subunit, whose product is MTVHTPIEKIDPADAKVRRELKTLLHPGRGRRAAWIGAFLVLIVGAWWLLRDGPPQAAAAPAPVLTVATPIARDVTLWDEYIGRFEASKAVEVRPRVSGAITGIHFTDGQIVRQGQPLFTIDPRPYRAALAEARASAASARSDLALARLELERAGRLVDVEAVSQSEIDRLRARVNAANAALAGADARIAARSLDVEFTTVRAPLSGRISDRQIDAGNLVSAGDAGGTLLTTINALDPVYFTFQGSEALFLKTKREGGDKGAAVEVRLQDESDYRWKGQLDFTDNGLDPRSGTIRARASFSNPEMFLTPGMFGNMRLTTGQTARALLIPAAAVQTDQARKIVYVVGKDGMVAAKPVELGPEVDGLRVIRSGLTPTDRVVINGYQFARPGEKAVAKAGKIVATAPPKGAAAAVEPVSAQATFAK